A genome region from Methanofastidiosum sp. includes the following:
- the rnz gene encoding ribonuclease Z — MKLIFLGTSASKPTSDRNPPSVALQYNNGEFMLFDCGEGTQRQMIKKVSPMKISKIFITHLHADHVMGLVGLIQSMKLNGRTQLLEIFVPKDTIVYMKQLFSIPYFSADFDIHVIEVFDEKIEFDGYWIKPFPVSHGVPAIGYIFGVNDSRGKFNKKLCDELGIKGEMFSLLEKNGKIQVNGKEISIDDVTGKDRKGKKIVYTGDTEKIDAFPEEAYHCDVLIHDSTFISQEDKKETYHSTVKEACEVAQLLSAKKLVLTHISQRYETKEVEEESKKYCENAIVAEDFLEINL, encoded by the coding sequence ATGAAGCTTATATTCCTGGGAACATCTGCATCAAAGCCTACTTCGGATAGAAATCCTCCTTCAGTAGCTTTACAGTACAATAACGGCGAGTTCATGCTTTTTGATTGTGGCGAGGGGACACAGAGGCAGATGATAAAGAAAGTTTCACCGATGAAAATATCAAAAATTTTCATAACACATCTGCATGCTGACCACGTGATGGGGCTTGTCGGCCTAATACAATCTATGAAACTAAACGGCAGAACGCAGTTACTTGAGATATTTGTTCCAAAGGACACCATTGTATATATGAAACAATTATTCTCAATACCCTATTTTTCTGCAGATTTTGATATTCATGTCATAGAAGTCTTTGATGAAAAGATAGAGTTCGACGGGTATTGGATAAAGCCATTCCCTGTATCACACGGAGTTCCTGCAATTGGATATATTTTTGGTGTAAATGATTCAAGAGGAAAATTTAACAAAAAACTTTGTGATGAGCTCGGTATAAAGGGTGAGATGTTCTCTTTGCTTGAAAAAAATGGAAAAATTCAAGTCAACGGTAAAGAAATATCGATTGATGACGTAACAGGTAAGGATAGGAAAGGAAAAAAGATAGTCTATACTGGCGACACGGAGAAGATAGATGCATTTCCAGAGGAAGCATACCACTGCGATGTCCTGATTCATGACTCAACATTCATATCTCAAGAAGATAAGAAAGAGACTTACCATTCTACTGTTAAGGAGGCATGCGAAGTTGCACAGCTTCTTTCTGCAAAAAAGCTTGTTTTGACCCATATAAGTCAGCGATATGAAACAAAAGAAGTTGAAGAAGAATCAAAAAAATACTGTGAAAATGCAATAGTCGCAGAAGACTTCTTGGAAATAAATCTATAA